A window of Sphingorhabdus lacus contains these coding sequences:
- a CDS encoding Hpt domain-containing protein, with amino-acid sequence MSMDYGSFDTAIKAASGDDYALMAELRHSFVESARRQLSLLSRSRCDANWQYTSWRLKGLAASFGATRLMELADMASVGAPGDPVVIRDIEAAIIEIETHEIS; translated from the coding sequence ATGTCTATGGATTATGGCTCTTTTGACACAGCGATAAAAGCCGCTTCAGGCGATGATTATGCCTTGATGGCGGAGTTGCGCCATTCTTTCGTAGAGAGTGCCCGCCGGCAATTAAGCTTGCTTTCCCGGTCGCGTTGCGACGCCAATTGGCAGTACACAAGCTGGCGATTAAAGGGTCTCGCCGCAAGTTTTGGGGCAACACGCCTCATGGAACTGGCAGATATGGCCAGCGTCGGAGCACCCGGTGACCCGGTTGTAATTCGTGACATCGAGGCCGCAATTATCGAAATCGAAACGCACGAAATTTCCTAG
- a CDS encoding sensor histidine kinase, with product MSGAQLINPISGEVDADGRLVSADDALVRLNERAGGRKNELLAVPAIKTLALLAIKLQMKLSRAVRVADDAEHLELWIEIDPTPDKARLSIISWRVLPEVRRTGSTSAPAPIVHENVMKFDPVGRLVRATGDASHGLMPSDFGRDGRALLASVFEGGAALDSLLSSMSASIAVTSCSLTRVSDGLVFHVNGGSVANGFELQFERVEEPSTPIAAPKESVAAGALFGKNLAPVLRQPLGRIIANAETIGSELQGPIRENYALYARDIANAARHLSALVDDLGDLEAVERPDFKAARDNIELGDVARRVAGLLALKAADHRISVHTPPEDMLVPAVAEFRRTLQIILNLVNNAIRYSPDGTNIFIDIATVDAEAVISVRDQGKGIDPADREKIFEKFERLGRSGDGGSGLGLYISRRLARAMGGELHVENAEDGGAIFTLRLPNS from the coding sequence ATGAGTGGTGCGCAGCTTATTAATCCCATTTCGGGTGAAGTAGATGCTGACGGCCGTCTAGTTTCGGCCGACGATGCACTGGTGCGTCTCAACGAGCGCGCCGGGGGACGCAAGAATGAATTGCTGGCTGTTCCGGCAATCAAGACGTTGGCGTTATTGGCGATAAAGCTGCAGATGAAATTATCGCGCGCGGTTCGCGTGGCTGACGATGCCGAACATCTGGAGCTCTGGATCGAGATCGATCCTACACCGGATAAGGCAAGGCTCTCTATTATAAGCTGGCGCGTGTTGCCCGAGGTCCGGCGCACCGGCTCAACCAGTGCACCGGCCCCAATTGTCCACGAAAATGTGATGAAGTTTGATCCGGTCGGTCGACTGGTCAGGGCGACCGGGGACGCGTCCCACGGCCTGATGCCGTCCGATTTTGGCCGTGATGGCAGGGCGTTGTTAGCGTCGGTATTTGAGGGCGGGGCCGCTCTGGATTCATTGCTATCGTCAATGTCCGCCAGCATTGCGGTTACGTCATGTAGTTTGACGCGTGTGAGCGATGGCTTGGTTTTCCATGTCAACGGCGGATCCGTTGCGAACGGATTTGAACTGCAGTTTGAACGGGTCGAAGAACCAAGCACTCCTATTGCTGCGCCGAAGGAAAGCGTAGCAGCAGGCGCACTATTCGGGAAAAATCTGGCTCCTGTGCTGCGTCAGCCTTTGGGGCGCATCATTGCCAATGCCGAAACCATAGGCAGTGAATTGCAAGGCCCAATCCGAGAGAATTATGCCCTATATGCGCGTGATATTGCGAATGCTGCCCGCCACTTGTCGGCCCTAGTTGACGATCTGGGTGATTTGGAGGCGGTAGAACGTCCGGACTTCAAAGCCGCGCGGGACAATATCGAACTGGGTGACGTTGCGCGACGCGTGGCGGGGTTGCTTGCACTCAAGGCGGCCGACCACCGCATATCGGTCCACACCCCGCCAGAAGACATGCTGGTACCAGCGGTGGCAGAGTTCCGGCGTACGCTTCAGATCATTCTGAATTTGGTCAATAACGCCATTCGCTATTCACCGGACGGCACGAACATTTTTATCGACATCGCCACAGTGGACGCAGAGGCGGTTATTTCGGTGCGTGACCAAGGTAAGGGTATTGACCCTGCCGACCGGGAAAAGATATTCGAGAAATTCGAACGTCTGGGACGGTCCGGCGATGGCGGTAGCGGCCTGGGTCTGTATATTTCCCGCCGACTTGCCCGTGCGATGGGCGGCGAACTGCATGTTGAAAATGCAGAAGACGGAGGTGCGATTTTCACCCTCCGCCTTCCGAATAGCTAA